In Tribolium castaneum strain GA2 chromosome 8, icTriCast1.1, whole genome shotgun sequence, the genomic window CaaatggtagtgacacatcgtttgcaattttctgcatatttttttatgtaattaaaatctgcgacgctcgtatatttgttcaattgaaaataactataacatagcttattttgataatttaacattttttattttaataaccgttcacaaaatttctagattattcacaccttttatgtgaaataatttttccatggccaactactttcatatattttaaatatatttgttattaaaaatatgtaaaaatatcaaactatttttatattgttttgagttcagaaaaaaataagcttttcgaaaatgtcatagccaacaatgattttcattaaaaaaatataactataTGTTATTATATCTGAacgaatgtttaaaaaaaccgcTGATACTAGGTATACTACTAGTATACTAGGTTcatataatttatataaatgacttattaaacattttaacagcCTCAGACAACAATAGTGCAGTTAACTTTGCTGATGACacaaacatattaatttgggGTGAAAATATGACAGATACAATGAAAGAAGAAAGATATGCATGAATAAGGTAATAAACTGGactgaagaaaataaattagtgttaaattttgaaaaaacctacGGCATTCATTTTGCAATATGTAATCACAAGAATACAGAAAAACAGAATAAAGTTGTTATATCATctaaagaaattgaattaatagagaaaactaattttctggGAATATGCATTGACCATAAGTTAAGCTGGTCTAATCatatagataatttattaaaaaaattaaattcactacattttacaatacgtgttttaaaaaaatacattaacattGAACAACTAAGAATAGTATACTTCGCAAACTTTCAATCATTACTAAGCtacggtataatattttgGTGGCAAAGTGGAAAGATGTCAAAAGTAtttgttgctcaaaaacacgtcatgagaactatgtttaacttaaaatataattaaacttGTAGGAACACCtttaaaagcaataacttCTTGACAGTAACTGGTTTATAGATACATACAGttgctaaaaagtatggatacagttaaatattttcagaacggttcaACAGAAAACCATGAAATTTGGggaacagttaaaagtgtttaaattctatcatctgagagctttttcaaatttttatcgtcatttattttgaaaattcaaggctaacttgatttttttaaatgggacGAAGGGTCaagtttaatcatttttaaaagagcatttttttctgaattcagtGATGTAACATGATAaccacctttacttttattaaaatgtaaaaaaataaaaattcaaaaattttctggaatagtaaaactaagttagctttgaaaatactgttattagcgatgtccgtcacttgtatattagccaaaaatgaaaCTTAAAATTCTCATATTGGTTTATCATGGAGACAGAAAGCCAAGAACTTAATAGAAATCAGTTTGAACATcatttgtagcataaaaatcaagtattccgtgtttattaattaacacgtgtttttttttcagttaaaagtgttattttatcaattatttttaacttttacttattttttggttaatgaactaacgatagataaagacaacatttccaaggctaataaaattttacatttttcaaaattttcgatttttttttaagtttcggttaaattaaggtatgcatatgttataccatagaactcagaaaaaaatgctttcctcaaaaatattacatttgacccttgttgctatttaaaaaaaatcaagttagccttgtatccgaagaacaaatggagatcgaaatttaataaacatctgaaacgatacaatttttatactcttaagcatacatcaaatttcaataagttttgatgaatagtttttataatatttaactgtatccaaaaagcaaaaaatacaaaaataaaaaaagttttttcagaaaaaaaattttggttaaaagatgcactaaaaagtaaaatataatgtttttctatcagaagAGAATCTTTTGCAATTGGTCTTGTCGGGTCAAAATTTCTGGCAGTAATTCACTTTAGTTGTATCGAATTTGTAACAGTTTGACGATAGTGCTAACAAGGTGTAGAAAACTGTCCGAAGCTTTGTCATTTTGACATGTTCAGGTCAGTTTTGTTCGTCTTGTGTTTCTTCTACACGAGTGGGGAAAAATTCAGCCCGAAGAAAGCgcgattttgtaaaatttactgCGGAGAGGTCAAACACAGCGCCTGCGAGTGTTCGTCACGAGACGGGCGGAAGGAAGTCGGATTGCTGGAAGTTGTGCAGTTTCGGAAGTTGGTCGTTGGGGTACATAATAAATATCGGAATCTTGTGGCATCTGGGAAGGAGACGAGAGGCGGTGTTGGCGCAGCTGCTGATATGATGGCACTTAGTTATAGTCTTGAGTTGGAGTTTATGGTCAGGTGTTGGGGGCGAAGTCGCTTTCATGGATATTACGACAGTTGTAGGACGATGTTGAATGGGAGAGAGGCGGGGCAAAATATCGCAGGGGATGCATGGCAGGATTTTACGCTTGAATTGGTGGAGGAACAGATTCGGAAATGGTCGGTTTGGAGGTGTACAGAGTGAGTCGGTGCAGCGAGCGGAAAAAGCATTTTCcacgtgttttatttttcgaaattttcggTATTTGTGTTATGTGCTAAGGGGGATACGACTACGAAGGACTATAACCCAAAAAATAGTACAGCATAGTAAAAAGTAGGGTGCTTTGAGCGTTATA contains:
- the LOC103313453 gene encoding venom allergen 5 isoform X1 encodes the protein MFRSVLFVLCFFYTSGEKFSPKKARFCKIYCGEVKHSACECSSRDGRKEVGLLEVVQFRKLVVGVHNKYRNLVASGKETRGGVGAAADMMALSYSLELEFMVRCWGRSRFHGYYDSCRTMLNGREAGQNIAGDAWQDFTLELVEEQIRKWSVWRCTEYEQVKDMKPDIIDSYRPLKAEGIQINHFTAMVWGQADVIGCARIYTEDTVKASFINPTFHQSLICDYGITILRNDTKIKGVNIKGRPVYTKGKPCSMCPAEYKCNLNWTSLCGESKVPEDPAYVFDSPSSAKCAENARILVLIVVVLHSLF